The Dermacentor albipictus isolate Rhodes 1998 colony chromosome 2, USDA_Dalb.pri_finalv2, whole genome shotgun sequence genome has a segment encoding these proteins:
- the LOC135910754 gene encoding uncharacterized protein: MPSLGAPLFRFLLVLTAAAFVGGAGNEVGAHSAHGADEALEALLSGHGASFPIWKIFGIEPPRRKGVEFSSYKVHVDTSENSKRPKKRARTDSGAPERHHRKGARARRPPYVVVESTSNGEVLGKSLLRNHFFHDLFKLQGAPAGENISAVGPQYVVNNGVGQKNKSVNPLIVVVRRRSARSESEGAAESAAASRLLGAKGGELHVLGGRESRNEMEISQRTGAEAAINVIKKVILKKMLSSSRSVGDSSKPCKNGSALTAAIISPALLFSRTQHFPPTFFEESSKGGYRDAAPVLPKIEVSYKFQEVKYEGDIASGAGSAADLLFPASQFDSRPSDATAVYGAVLAISMLALPITIMGLLRVLSRYQRATTGTKKTIFRLPCEAPAYAPEPEPNTKDLNITGSLLEDPISITVNSYYPTTARPGLMQPPKQTTV; encoded by the exons ATGCCGTCGCTCGGCGCGCCGCTTTTTCGCTTCCTCCTCGTTCTCACTGCGGCGGCTTTCGTCGGCGGGGCCGGAAACGAGGTCGGCGCGCACTCGGCTCACG GTGCAGACGAGGCACTGGAAGCCCTTCTCAGTGGTCATGGCGCGAGCTTCCCGATCTGGAAGATCTTCGGAATCGAACCGCCGAGGCGGAAGGGAGTAGAGTTCTCCTCTTACAAGGTTCACGTCGACACCTCCGAGAATTCGAAACGGCCGAAGAAGCGTGCCCGCACCGACAGTGGTGCCCCGGAACGCCATCACCGCAAGGGAGCGCGCGCGCGACGTCCGCCGTACGTCGTCGTGGAGTCCACGAGCAACGGCGAGGTTCTCGGCAAGTCCCTGCTGCGGAATCACTTCTTCCACGACCTCTTCAAGTTGCAGGGCGCCCCCGCTGGCGAGAACATCAGCGCCGTGGGTCCCCAGTACGTCGTGAACAACGGCGTCGGCCAGAAGAACAAGAGCGTCAATCCCCTCATCGTCGTTGTTCGCCGGCGCTCGGCGCGAAGCGAGTCCGAGGGAGCTGCGGAGAGCGCCGCTGCGTCGAGGTTGCTCGGCGCCAAGGGGGGTGAGCTGCACGTACTGGGAGGCCGCGAGTCCAGGAACGAAATGGAAATCAGCCAGAGGACGGGTGCCGAAGCGGCCATCAACGTCATCAAGAAGGTCATCCTGAAGAAGATGCTGTCTTCGAGCCGCTCGGTCGGCGACAGTTCGAAGCCCTGCAAGAACGGGTCTGCTCTGACCGCCGCGATCATCTCGCCGGCGCTGTTGTTTTCGCGCACGCAGCATTTTCCTCCGACCTTCTTCGAAGAAAGCAGCAAGGGCGGCTACAGGGACGCCGCGCCGGTTCTGCCCAAGATCGAGGTTTCCTACAAGTTCCAGGAGGTCAAGTACGAGGGCGACATTGCGTCCGGAGCAGGCTCGGCGGCGGATCTGCTCTTCCCTGCCTCGCAGTTCGACAGCCGACCTTCGGACGCGACGGCTGTCTACGGAGCGGTCCTGGCGATCAGCATGCTAGCGCTCCCGATCACCATCATGGGCCTACTCCGAGTACTCAGTCGTTACCAGAGAGCGACGACGGGCACCAAGAAGACGATATTCAGGTTGCCCTGCGAAGCACCCGCGTACGCTCCCGAACCCGAGCCTAACACCAAGGACCTGAACATCACGGGATCTCTGCTGGAAGATCCCATCTCCATCACGGTCAACAGCTACTATCCCACAACGGCACGGCCAGGTTTAATGCAGCCGCCCAAGCAGACCACCGTATAA